The following are encoded in a window of Corynebacterium argentoratense DSM 44202 genomic DNA:
- the dnaB gene encoding replicative DNA helicase — protein sequence MAWDANSAAEDSGVNSGATEDTDAGAGAVSFDDTPPPPEDDYAPPAPEDDYQPSASNRSNSNYRSGGYGQDRGRSFRGRDELQQAYESGRKPPHDNDAEQGVLGAMLLAPDTVVDIIEELSAEDFYRPAHQLIFQAIIDLFAENKDIDPVIVAGRLDRNNDLERAGGAPYLHTLYSSVPTAANARYYAEIVSEKATLRRLVDAGTRVVQLGYEGTEGAEVDAVVDMAQQEVFAIAQKKTAEDYSVLADMIEPTMDELDQIHAHGGLAQGVPTGFIDLDDRTNGLHGGQMIIVAARPGVGKSTLALDFMRSCSIAHGKPSVLFSLEMSKSEVVMRLLSAEAEIKLSDMRAGRMNDEQWAKLANKIGQINDAPLYIDDSANLTMMEIRSKARRLSQKVGLSMIVVDYLQLMSSGKKVESRQQEVSEFSRQLKLLAKELDVPLIAISQLNRGPESRTDKRPQLADLRESGSLEQDADMVMLLYRPDSQDREDPRAGEADIILAKHRGGPIDTVSVAHQLHYSRFANLARG from the coding sequence ATGGCTTGGGATGCCAATTCGGCGGCTGAGGACTCTGGTGTGAACTCGGGCGCGACGGAGGATACTGACGCAGGCGCGGGGGCTGTGTCGTTTGATGACACCCCTCCCCCGCCGGAGGACGATTACGCACCGCCAGCTCCGGAGGATGACTACCAGCCGTCCGCGTCTAACCGTTCTAATTCCAATTACCGTAGTGGCGGCTATGGCCAAGATCGTGGCCGTAGTTTTAGGGGGCGCGATGAGCTTCAGCAGGCGTATGAGTCCGGCCGTAAGCCTCCGCATGATAATGATGCGGAGCAGGGTGTGTTGGGTGCGATGTTGTTGGCGCCGGATACGGTGGTCGACATTATTGAGGAGCTGTCTGCTGAGGATTTCTACCGCCCTGCGCACCAGCTGATTTTCCAGGCGATTATTGACTTATTCGCGGAGAATAAGGATATTGACCCGGTTATTGTTGCGGGCAGGTTGGATCGCAACAATGATTTGGAGCGTGCTGGGGGCGCGCCTTATTTGCATACGCTGTACAGTTCGGTGCCGACGGCGGCGAATGCGCGTTATTACGCGGAGATTGTCTCTGAGAAGGCGACGTTGCGTCGGTTGGTTGATGCGGGTACTCGGGTGGTCCAGTTGGGCTATGAGGGCACTGAGGGGGCTGAGGTTGATGCTGTGGTGGATATGGCGCAGCAGGAGGTTTTTGCGATTGCGCAGAAGAAGACTGCTGAGGATTATTCGGTGCTGGCGGACATGATTGAGCCGACGATGGATGAGTTGGATCAGATCCATGCGCATGGTGGTTTGGCGCAGGGTGTTCCGACTGGGTTCATCGACTTGGATGATCGGACGAATGGTTTGCATGGCGGGCAGATGATTATTGTGGCTGCTCGTCCCGGTGTCGGTAAGTCGACGTTGGCGTTGGATTTCATGCGCTCGTGTTCGATTGCGCATGGGAAGCCGAGTGTGTTGTTCAGCTTGGAAATGTCCAAGTCTGAGGTTGTGATGCGCTTGTTGTCTGCGGAGGCGGAGATCAAGTTGTCGGACATGCGTGCAGGCCGCATGAATGATGAGCAGTGGGCGAAGCTGGCTAACAAGATTGGCCAGATTAATGACGCCCCGTTGTACATTGATGATTCTGCGAATTTGACGATGATGGAGATTCGTTCGAAGGCTCGGCGGCTGTCGCAGAAGGTGGGGCTGTCGATGATTGTGGTGGATTACCTGCAGTTGATGTCTTCGGGTAAGAAGGTGGAGTCGCGTCAGCAGGAGGTGTCGGAGTTTTCACGCCAGTTGAAGTTGTTGGCGAAGGAGCTGGATGTTCCTTTGATTGCGATTTCGCAGTTGAACCGTGGTCCGGAGTCGCGTACGGATAAGCGTCCTCAGTTGGCGGATCTGCGTGAGTCGGGTTCGTTGGAGCAGGACGCGGATATGGTGATGTTGCTGTATCGGCCGGATTCTCAGGATCGTGAGGATCCTCGTGCGGGTGAGGCGGATATTATTTTGGCGAAGCACCGTGGTGGTCCGATTGATACGGTGAGTGTGGCTCACCAGCTGCATTACTCGAGGTTTGCGAACCTAGCCCGCGGCTAG
- the rplI gene encoding 50S ribosomal protein L9: MKLILTAAVDNLGVPGDVVEVKAGYGRNYLLPRGFAIVATRGAEKQIEGIKRAQAEREIRDLDHAREVKAQLEALEGVSVEVRTAENGKLFGSVKAEDIVAAVKAAGGPSLSKHSVLLKKGHVKSVGAYDVDVKLQGDISAKVNFKVVAA; the protein is encoded by the coding sequence ATGAAGCTGATCCTCACCGCCGCCGTTGATAACTTGGGCGTCCCTGGTGACGTTGTCGAGGTCAAGGCTGGCTACGGACGTAACTACCTGCTTCCGCGCGGTTTCGCTATTGTGGCGACTCGTGGCGCTGAGAAGCAGATTGAGGGCATTAAGCGCGCTCAGGCTGAGCGGGAGATCCGCGACCTGGATCATGCACGCGAGGTCAAGGCCCAGCTGGAGGCACTGGAGGGTGTTTCTGTTGAGGTCCGCACCGCAGAAAATGGCAAGTTGTTCGGTTCTGTGAAGGCCGAAGACATTGTTGCCGCAGTGAAGGCCGCTGGCGGTCCTTCCCTGTCCAAGCACTCTGTGCTTTTGAAGAAGGGTCACGTTAAGAGCGTTGGTGCTTATGACGTTGACGTTAAGCTTCAGGGCGACATTTCCGCCAAGGTGAACTTTAAGGTCGTTGCTGCCTAG
- a CDS encoding single-stranded DNA-binding protein, with the protein MAQGETQITVVGNLVADPELRFTASNVAVANFRIASTPRRFNRQTNQWEDGEALYLTCNVWRQVAENVANTLTKGMRVIVTGRLRQRSYDTREGERRSVMEIEVDEVGPSLQYATAQVQRVSRGEGNSGGFQQQQSGGFGGPAPQASGGNQNMSAVPDNDPWNSAPASGGFAGADDEPPF; encoded by the coding sequence ATGGCTCAGGGCGAAACTCAGATTACTGTGGTCGGCAACCTTGTTGCTGATCCTGAATTGCGTTTCACGGCGTCGAATGTCGCCGTAGCGAATTTCCGTATTGCTTCCACTCCTCGCCGGTTTAATCGTCAGACTAACCAGTGGGAAGATGGCGAGGCACTGTACCTCACGTGCAACGTGTGGCGTCAGGTTGCGGAGAATGTTGCTAATACGTTGACGAAGGGTATGCGCGTTATCGTGACCGGTCGGTTGCGCCAGCGTTCGTACGACACCCGCGAGGGTGAGCGTCGTAGTGTGATGGAGATTGAGGTCGACGAGGTCGGTCCTTCTTTGCAGTATGCGACGGCGCAGGTTCAGCGTGTGAGCCGTGGTGAGGGCAATTCTGGTGGTTTCCAGCAGCAGCAGTCCGGTGGCTTTGGTGGCCCCGCTCCGCAGGCGTCTGGTGGCAATCAGAATATGTCGGCTGTTCCGGATAATGATCCGTGGAATAGTGCTCCTGCTTCTGGTGGTTTTGCCGGGGCAGATGACGAACCCCCGTTTTAA
- the rpsF gene encoding 30S ribosomal protein S6, with translation MRKYELMIILDPSQDERTVAPSLDKFLEVVRKENGTVDKVDIWGKRTLAYPINKKDEGIYAVVDLHCESATVLELDRLLNLSDDVLRTKVLRADR, from the coding sequence GTGCGTAAATACGAACTCATGATCATTCTTGACCCGTCTCAGGATGAACGCACTGTCGCCCCGTCCCTGGATAAGTTCCTCGAGGTTGTCCGCAAGGAAAACGGCACCGTGGATAAGGTTGATATTTGGGGCAAGCGCACTCTTGCGTACCCGATCAACAAGAAAGACGAAGGCATCTACGCTGTCGTCGATCTCCACTGCGAGTCCGCTACCGTGCTCGAGCTGGATCGTCTTCTCAACCTGAGCGACGACGTTCTGCGCACCAAGGTGCTGCGCGCCGATCGCTAG